A segment of the Bdellovibrio bacteriovorus genome:
CACACCGATATACGTGCCCCCGGCAGATACATACGGTGCAATCCACTGACGATCACTCCACTCCAGACGATACACCCCACCCACATTAAGCGGAACCGCCAGGAAGGAATATTCCTCTTTTGCCTCTTGATTCGGGAACTGCGGATCAGGAGTGATAAATCTTCCCTGACCTGTGGCATACAGCAACCCAAGTCCTGCCTGGATGCCCAAACTGCCATAGCCATTAAACGGCTTCCATTCATAGTCAAACATGAACATCGCCTGGGACGAGCTACCGTACATGGAATCATAGTTGGTCACGCCGTCAGCAGAATCAATCTTCGGAGGGTCCATCATCCCGACACGGAAGGTGCCGGACTCTTTCGAAGCCGAAGGCGGCTTTACACGATAAACGTAGGCGCCATCTTTCGTGATGGTCATCAGGCCTTTAGCGGCCTGCGGGTGCTGGATGTACTCCACACCACCGCTCTTGGAACGACGAACCACTTCGACCTGCGGTGTTTTCTTCACCGGAGCCACTTGCTGAGGAGGCTCTTCAGGAATTACCACCGGAGCCGTCTCTTCAACCACAGCCGGAGTTTCCTCCTCCAGCATCAGATCTTCTTCGATTTTGGAATCACTGGGCGTCTGCTCATTCAGGTTCACGGTGCCGGACTCTTTACCGGGAGCCGCACTTTGAATCTCGTCCTCGATTTGCAGGTCCTCACCTTCGAATTCGGTTTCTTCCTGAACGAATGGAGGCTCTTGCGGCGGACCCTGTTCCTGAGCCTGGACGGCGTGGAAGGAAACAACGGCCAGCAGAACTACAAAATACTTATGCCAGGCATTCACGCTTCACCCCGCGTTCTGCGACCGGCGACAAAACGACGGTACATTTCATAAACGGACACACCTGCCAAAGCCGCAAACAGCAAGGTCACCCACAGACCAAAAGTCACGCTCATGCGGGCAAAGAACAGCAGAGGCCACAAAGCCGTGCGCACTGCCGCTTTCGCAACTTCATTTTCAGCGATCAGATTCGCATAGAAAGGACTGTGCTTATAATAAAGCTTCACCAATTTCGTCCCGATGCTGTTGCTAAGAAGGTACTTGTTACGGAAGTCACGGAAGCTTTGAACTTCCGGAGCCATGTCACTGCCAAAGGCCGCCGTGGCGATAAAGCAGCTTTTGTCATCCAGAAGGCCGACGACTTTCGAAGGTGTCGCGCACAGGCTGATGGCATCGACCCCGCCAGAAGTCCCCGGCAGTGGAGAATAATAAGAAACAATACCGGTCTTGTCCTGATTGGCCATGACCATGCAATAGCGGACGTCATTATCCAGTCCGTCGATGCGGTTGTCTCTTTCAGGGTCCACCAGTTGGATATAACTGGAGGCATTTGAAATGCGCGCAATAGTGGTGTTGTCATCCTCGCCATCCAGTTGCTTTTCATAGAAAAACACGGGACCAGCGTATTCAATGCCTGGTGCCGTGCTGGCAGGATAATCATCCGCTCGCGCCAGTTGGTCGGCATAAATCTTTTCATCCCCACGATAGGCACTGAAATAACAGTAACCCGAGCCTGCAGGAATTGTGATGTCATCGGTCGGACAGTTGGTATAGACCCAGTCGGAGCCGTCGGTTTTTGCCACACGCCCCATCACCTTGAATGTCATCAAATCGTTGGTGGTTGTGGAATCCGTTGTGGTTTTAAAGCCCACAGAAAGTTCACCGCTGAAGTCCGCCACGCATCCACCGCTTTGCCCCAGCTTCTGGCACAGCTCACCCCAGGTGACCTGCACATTCAAAATACCATCCGCCAAAGTCGGATTGATGGAAGGGGTCAGCGTGTCTTCACCCACTTTAATGATGGCATCAGCCAAGACAGCCGACGTGTTGCTGGATTGAACACGGATCGTGATACGAAGGTTGTTATAGGCATTTTTCTTATTGCACGGCCACAGTTTGGAACTGGAAACCGTTTCGCCACTGCAACTGTCGCAAGTCGCAGTGGAATTCGCATCCGCCGTGCAAGTTCCGGCAAAGCCCGCATACAGCGTGGTTTTGGTTTCCGTTGTTGCCAGATCAATGCGAGAAGCCCCATCCACAGAAACAAGTGTGATCGTGGCCAGAGCCGGAGCAGAAAGCAGCAGTCCCCCCAGCAAGGTGGAAAGTGCAAACGTTCTAAGGTGATGCTGATATCCCGTCCATGGAAGTCTCATCCTTTAATCGAACCATGCTAAGGTCCGGAAGTCAAAAAATGCCCCCCGCCCCGACCTAGGTCGGCACCGCCCGGCAGTGCTGGAGCGCCGGCAGGCGCGCAAGCTGAAGCAGCTTCAAATTAAAAAGGCCATCGTCAGATGGCCTTTTTATCAGCTGAAGAAGATCTTTTCCGCGATCTGGATGCCGTTCAGGGCGGCTCCTTTGCGGATGTTGTCGGAAACAACCCACATCAGCCACATCTTTGGATTTTCCGGGTCGCGGTGAACACGGCCCACATAGACCGGGTCTTTGCCAGAAACATCGCGGGCCAAGGGATAAACGCTTTTCTTGGGTTCATCCTGAACTACGATGCCTTCCTGCCCCTGAAGGGCCGCCATGACTTCGTCACGGCTGACGGATTTGTTCAAAGTCACCCACACGGATTCACTGTGAGCATTCAAAGCCGGGATACGCACGGTGAATGCGGACACCTTTAGATCTTTTTGACCCAAAATCTTGCGGGTCTCTTTCATGATCTTCACTTCTTCGCTGCAGTAACCTTCATCGTTGAAGGAACCAATCTGGGGAATGCAGTTGAACAAAATAGTGTGCGGGAATGTTTTTGGATCTGTCGGTTTCTGATGGTTGGAGGTCTGTTCGATCAATTCGTCATGACCGCCCTGACCAGCTCCGCTCACCGCCTGGTATGTGCTGACACGCACTTCTTCCAGACCGAATTTTTCAAGCAACGGTTTCAACGCCACCACCAACTGAATGGTGGAGCAGTTTGGATTGGCGATGATCTGAGGTTTGGAATCCTTGTTCACCAGATCGCCGTTCACTTCCGGAACGATCA
Coding sequences within it:
- a CDS encoding CFI-box-CTERM domain-containing protein gives rise to the protein MRLPWTGYQHHLRTFALSTLLGGLLLSAPALATITLVSVDGASRIDLATTETKTTLYAGFAGTCTADANSTATCDSCSGETVSSSKLWPCNKKNAYNNLRITIRVQSSNTSAVLADAIIKVGEDTLTPSINPTLADGILNVQVTWGELCQKLGQSGGCVADFSGELSVGFKTTTDSTTTNDLMTFKVMGRVAKTDGSDWVYTNCPTDDITIPAGSGYCYFSAYRGDEKIYADQLARADDYPASTAPGIEYAGPVFFYEKQLDGEDDNTTIARISNASSYIQLVDPERDNRIDGLDNDVRYCMVMANQDKTGIVSYYSPLPGTSGGVDAISLCATPSKVVGLLDDKSCFIATAAFGSDMAPEVQSFRDFRNKYLLSNSIGTKLVKLYYKHSPFYANLIAENEVAKAAVRTALWPLLFFARMSVTFGLWVTLLFAALAGVSVYEMYRRFVAGRRTRGEA
- a CDS encoding aspartate-semialdehyde dehydrogenase, producing the protein MKRKLKVGVVGATGMVGQTFMNILSERSFPIAELRPFASENSLGKKIELQGQQWPCQVLKDGCFDGLDLVFFSSGDDISAEWAPKAVAAGAFAVDNSAAFRMDPNTVLIVPEVNGDLVNKDSKPQIIANPNCSTIQLVVALKPLLEKFGLEEVRVSTYQAVSGAGQGGHDELIEQTSNHQKPTDPKTFPHTILFNCIPQIGSFNDEGYCSEEVKIMKETRKILGQKDLKVSAFTVRIPALNAHSESVWVTLNKSVSRDEVMAALQGQEGIVVQDEPKKSVYPLARDVSGKDPVYVGRVHRDPENPKMWLMWVVSDNIRKGAALNGIQIAEKIFFS